The following proteins are encoded in a genomic region of Gimesia algae:
- a CDS encoding polysaccharide biosynthesis protein, with translation MTEQREPQPQRRSWPRRLLNRMEVNRAVFYALVGRGWQFVSGPVTMLLIIAFFSSELQGYYYTFGALIALQTFVEMGMQVVTLYLASHEWAKLEIDERGALTGDPDALSRLRSLMLLVLKWYTVAGLLFVGGIGVAGYYFFSSQPPSGVNWQLPWLCVAGLTALTLIATPCLSLLDGCDQVSVTNRYRAFQSITGTLVAWLVISSGGGIWTCVAISAVRLFWELWLIGIRYRRFFASLLPQRTGTLVSWSEEVWPLQWKLAVQAMATYFTSAFVIPLMFEYQGPEVAGRLGLTWTALMTLQMATFAWLLARAPLFGSLVSQNNIPELNRVFRRLAQVSTMVLLAGGTLFCLIVWGLQLLQGSKLPAGWDVLEPVWYLIQKLQQRILPLYPTILLTLAIIPIHISQCVMAYIRPFKQEPFLFLNTLTQLITGMLVWYLGKTYGPVGAGWGFLLAGYLLTIPGFLLILQRFVSQRK, from the coding sequence ATGACCGAACAGCGGGAACCTCAACCACAACGACGCAGCTGGCCTCGTCGCTTGCTCAACCGAATGGAAGTCAATCGGGCGGTGTTTTATGCGCTGGTCGGTCGCGGCTGGCAGTTTGTCTCCGGACCGGTCACGATGCTGTTGATCATTGCATTTTTCTCCAGTGAACTGCAGGGATACTATTATACGTTTGGTGCCCTGATCGCATTACAGACCTTTGTCGAAATGGGCATGCAGGTCGTGACGCTTTATCTGGCCAGTCATGAATGGGCAAAGCTGGAAATCGATGAACGGGGTGCGCTGACCGGTGATCCGGACGCTCTCTCACGCTTGCGCAGTCTCATGCTGCTGGTCTTGAAATGGTACACCGTCGCCGGGCTGCTGTTTGTCGGCGGTATTGGAGTGGCCGGCTATTATTTCTTTTCGTCTCAACCCCCCAGTGGAGTGAACTGGCAACTCCCCTGGCTGTGTGTGGCCGGACTGACGGCACTGACTCTGATTGCCACTCCCTGTCTGTCCCTGCTGGATGGCTGCGATCAGGTTTCGGTCACCAACCGCTATCGGGCCTTTCAAAGTATTACGGGCACGCTGGTCGCCTGGCTGGTTATTTCCAGCGGAGGCGGGATCTGGACCTGTGTCGCGATTTCGGCAGTGCGCCTGTTCTGGGAACTGTGGCTGATTGGGATTCGTTATCGACGGTTTTTTGCATCGCTGCTGCCACAACGCACAGGGACGCTGGTCAGCTGGTCGGAAGAAGTCTGGCCTCTCCAATGGAAGCTGGCGGTGCAGGCGATGGCGACCTACTTCACCAGTGCGTTTGTCATTCCGTTGATGTTTGAATACCAGGGACCCGAAGTCGCCGGCCGACTGGGGCTGACCTGGACGGCTTTGATGACACTGCAGATGGCCACCTTTGCCTGGTTGCTGGCGCGGGCTCCGTTATTTGGTTCGCTGGTGTCGCAGAATAATATTCCTGAACTGAACCGTGTCTTTCGAAGATTGGCACAGGTTTCCACCATGGTGCTGCTGGCGGGAGGCACTTTGTTCTGTCTGATCGTCTGGGGGCTACAGCTGCTGCAAGGTTCAAAGTTACCCGCGGGCTGGGACGTGCTGGAACCGGTCTGGTATCTGATCCAGAAACTGCAGCAACGAATTCTGCCACTCTACCCGACGATTTTATTGACGCTGGCCATCATTCCCATTCATATCTCGCAGTGCGTGATGGCATATATTCGGCCGTTTAAACAGGAACCCTTTCTGTTTTTGAACACGTTGACTCAGCTGATTACGGGAATGCTGGTCTGGTATCTGGGAAAAACCTACGGACCGGTGGGCGCCGGCTGGGGGTTTCTCCTGGCAGGCTATCTACTGACGATCCCCGGGTTTCTACTCATTTTGCAGCGATTTGTTTCACAGCGGAAATAA
- a CDS encoding sialidase family protein, whose translation MKPIIPVCLTLVLMLAGKSNLFAEETAKPPSYEVDLRVVTEGFDGKTCWVQARTGAIPQPGPFPATVVLTMQKVLLSGSDVFYALNEMRTTDGENWVGPIKHETLARRRLSDTQEIAVCDFTPGWHAKTKKLLGTGHTVRYENNKVMHVRKRSVAYSVYNEQDHTWSDWTTMSMPDEPRFESCGAGSAQRVDREDGSILLPVYFKKKGAKQYSTTVVLCDFDGEKLTYRKHGSEHTIPVKRGLYEPSITKHQDKFYLTMRNDEKGYVSVSDDGLNYSEPIVWKFDDGQELGNYNTQQHWVTHSDGLFLVYTRRGANNDHVFRHRAPLFMAEVDPQTLQVKRKTERIIVPEKGARMGNFAVVNVSPNETWVTVAEWMQPVGIEKYGSNNRIYTARIKWSRPSQTD comes from the coding sequence ATGAAACCGATCATTCCTGTTTGTCTGACTCTTGTATTGATGCTTGCCGGGAAATCAAATCTCTTCGCTGAGGAAACGGCGAAACCACCCAGCTATGAAGTTGATTTACGTGTTGTCACGGAAGGCTTTGATGGCAAAACCTGCTGGGTACAGGCCCGCACCGGTGCGATTCCTCAACCGGGGCCGTTCCCGGCAACCGTGGTCCTGACAATGCAGAAAGTGCTGTTGAGCGGTTCGGACGTGTTCTATGCCCTGAATGAGATGCGTACCACAGATGGGGAGAACTGGGTCGGACCGATCAAGCATGAGACTTTAGCACGACGGCGTCTGTCGGATACACAGGAGATTGCGGTCTGCGATTTCACGCCGGGCTGGCATGCCAAAACCAAAAAGCTGTTGGGCACCGGGCATACGGTTCGCTACGAAAATAATAAGGTAATGCACGTCCGCAAGCGGAGCGTGGCTTATTCGGTCTACAATGAACAGGATCATACCTGGTCCGACTGGACCACCATGAGCATGCCGGACGAACCCCGGTTCGAAAGCTGCGGCGCCGGTTCCGCCCAGCGAGTTGATCGGGAAGATGGCAGCATTCTTCTGCCCGTCTACTTCAAGAAAAAAGGAGCCAAGCAGTACAGCACCACGGTGGTGTTATGCGACTTTGATGGCGAGAAGCTGACTTACAGAAAGCATGGCAGCGAACATACGATTCCCGTCAAACGCGGCTTGTATGAACCTTCCATCACGAAGCACCAGGATAAGTTTTATCTGACAATGCGGAATGACGAGAAAGGGTATGTCTCAGTCAGCGATGACGGGTTGAATTATTCTGAGCCGATCGTCTGGAAATTTGATGACGGCCAGGAACTGGGGAATTATAACACGCAGCAGCACTGGGTGACGCACAGCGATGGTCTGTTTCTGGTCTATACCCGACGGGGCGCGAACAACGACCATGTGTTTCGGCACCGAGCCCCGCTGTTTATGGCAGAGGTGGATCCCCAGACCTTACAGGTGAAACGCAAAACGGAACGAATCATTGTGCCGGAAAAAGGGGCGCGGATGGGAAATTTCGCCGTTGTGAATGTCAGTCCGAACGAAACCTGGGTCACCGTAGCCGAATGGATGCAGCCGGTGGGCATCGAAAAATATGGCAGTAACAACCGGATTTATACCGCCCGCATCAAATGGTCGAGGCCTTCACAGACTGATTAA
- a CDS encoding cellulase family glycosylhydrolase, whose product MRKCSLIAVLIFCCSSILPAAELDWIRISADGKSFVSSKTQKPFVPWGFNYDHNGEGQLLEDYWQTDWKQVEQDFAEMKELGANVVRIHIQFGKFMSAVDKPRNATLQKLGELLQLAERTGIYIDLTGLGCYHKQDVPAWYDQLTDEERWQAQAVFWEAIAKQCAKSPAIFCYDLMNEPVVHAGKKQGTDWLGPALGNKHFVQRITLSPDKRSRPEIAAAWIKTLVEAIHKQDQRHLITVGLVPWSLDRPGLRSGFVPDKVSQHLDFICVHLYPETGKVEEAMETLKGFDIGKPLVIEETFPLKSSPQEFEEFLLKSRKYADGWIGFYWGKSLSEYKSEKTIAAALMTGWLEFFVKNGPKFKGETE is encoded by the coding sequence ATGCGAAAGTGCTCACTAATCGCTGTCCTGATTTTCTGCTGCTCATCAATTCTCCCGGCGGCTGAACTCGACTGGATCCGCATCAGCGCGGATGGGAAATCGTTTGTGAGTTCAAAGACTCAGAAGCCGTTTGTCCCCTGGGGATTTAATTACGACCACAACGGGGAGGGTCAACTGCTGGAAGACTACTGGCAGACGGACTGGAAACAGGTCGAACAGGATTTTGCCGAGATGAAAGAACTGGGTGCGAACGTAGTCCGCATCCATATCCAGTTCGGCAAATTCATGTCCGCCGTGGACAAGCCACGCAATGCGACGCTGCAGAAACTGGGTGAGTTACTGCAGCTGGCCGAACGCACGGGAATCTATATCGATCTGACCGGACTGGGCTGTTATCACAAACAGGATGTTCCCGCCTGGTACGATCAACTGACCGACGAGGAACGCTGGCAGGCGCAGGCCGTTTTCTGGGAAGCGATCGCGAAACAGTGTGCAAAGAGCCCGGCCATTTTCTGCTACGACCTGATGAATGAACCGGTCGTGCACGCTGGTAAAAAACAAGGAACCGACTGGCTTGGACCTGCCTTAGGCAATAAACATTTTGTGCAGCGCATTACCTTAAGCCCTGATAAAAGGTCCCGTCCCGAAATTGCTGCTGCCTGGATCAAGACACTCGTGGAGGCGATTCATAAGCAGGACCAGCGCCACTTAATCACCGTCGGCCTGGTTCCCTGGAGCCTGGATCGGCCCGGCCTGCGGTCCGGCTTCGTACCTGACAAGGTCAGTCAGCATCTCGATTTTATCTGCGTGCACCTTTATCCGGAAACAGGCAAGGTCGAGGAGGCGATGGAAACGCTCAAAGGCTTCGACATTGGCAAACCCCTGGTGATTGAAGAAACATTCCCCCTCAAAAGTTCGCCGCAGGAATTCGAAGAATTTTTACTGAAGTCCCGAAAATACGCGGACGGCTGGATTGGCTTTTACTGGGGTAAGTCGCTGTCTGAATACAAGTCGGAGAAAACCATCGCCGCTGCGTTGATGACGGGCTGGCTGGAGTTCTTCGTCAAGAACGGCCCGAAATTCAAGGGCGAGACAGAATAA
- a CDS encoding isochorismatase family protein has translation MKTLFKLAACLSLILISATSLSAKDLNLQLRYQQETEKDSGRFHRLQRSESWKPSETAIIVCDVWDYHHCLNAVKRLEQFAPRLDQLLQTARAEGVTIIHAPSDCMPAYQDHPARMRAMQVTFNGPVPAGIENWCSKIPAEERAVYPLDQSDGGEDDDPEEHAAWAKKLKDLGRNPALPWKSQSPLITVDSEQDFISDKGDEVWRILESRGIKNVILTGVHTNMCVLGRPFGLRQLKQNGKNVVLVRDLTDTMYNPERWPYVSHFTGNDLIISHIEKYVCPTMTSDQLLGDQAFVFKEDKRPHLLIVMAEAEYDTNVSLPKFAAENLGKHFRVSLVYADEKDRNLIPGIETINAADVVLFSVRRRVLPEKAMQAIKKYVKAGKPVVGIRTASHAFSLRGKEPPAGYADWTEFDAYVFGGNYTGHHANDLKSMVTINPAQRKNPILDGIPDKPFPQAYSLYEVSPLAKGTTVLMTAEIPGKPVEPVAWTFQRKDGGKSFYTSLGHPGDFKQPEFVRLLTNGIYWAAGLNPAQVKVSQNVSLNDAPHWSVVEVPGNGTAAKADQGRWYRCVVRIPETWRISNSLLLKTGNAAGTKVNAWLNGVPLKQAESGFQLDCQSVYGNDANLIVLQVTGQANETDFGSAPQLICGQIALRLAGRWQYRVGDNSAFANMPLPAKFGTVTDIVFQP, from the coding sequence GTGAAGACGTTATTTAAGCTGGCTGCCTGCCTGAGCCTGATTCTGATCTCAGCTACTTCACTGTCCGCGAAAGATCTGAACCTGCAACTGCGTTATCAGCAGGAAACAGAAAAAGACTCCGGTCGCTTTCATCGGCTGCAGCGTTCGGAGAGCTGGAAACCATCTGAGACCGCGATCATCGTCTGTGATGTCTGGGATTATCACCACTGCCTGAATGCCGTTAAGCGACTCGAACAGTTTGCCCCGCGTCTGGATCAGTTGCTACAGACGGCCCGTGCTGAGGGGGTGACCATCATTCATGCGCCCAGTGACTGCATGCCCGCTTATCAGGATCATCCCGCGCGCATGCGTGCCATGCAGGTCACCTTTAATGGCCCTGTGCCTGCAGGCATTGAAAACTGGTGCTCGAAGATTCCCGCTGAAGAACGCGCCGTCTATCCCCTCGATCAGTCCGATGGGGGAGAAGACGATGACCCAGAGGAGCACGCCGCCTGGGCTAAAAAACTGAAAGACCTGGGACGCAATCCCGCGTTACCCTGGAAGAGTCAGTCCCCCCTGATCACAGTCGACAGCGAGCAGGATTTCATCAGTGACAAAGGGGATGAAGTCTGGCGGATTCTGGAGAGCCGCGGAATTAAAAATGTGATTCTGACTGGTGTGCATACCAATATGTGCGTCCTGGGACGCCCGTTTGGATTACGACAGCTGAAACAGAACGGCAAGAATGTCGTCCTCGTACGCGATCTGACCGACACGATGTATAATCCCGAGCGCTGGCCTTACGTCAGTCACTTTACTGGCAATGACCTGATCATTTCCCACATCGAAAAATATGTCTGCCCGACGATGACCAGTGATCAACTGCTGGGTGATCAGGCATTTGTTTTCAAAGAAGACAAGCGGCCACATCTGTTAATCGTGATGGCGGAAGCTGAATATGATACGAACGTCAGTCTGCCAAAGTTTGCCGCGGAAAATCTGGGCAAACACTTTCGCGTCAGCCTCGTCTATGCAGATGAGAAAGACCGAAATCTGATTCCGGGAATCGAAACCATCAACGCTGCCGACGTGGTCCTGTTCAGCGTGCGTCGACGGGTTCTGCCTGAAAAGGCGATGCAGGCGATTAAAAAATACGTGAAAGCCGGTAAGCCCGTTGTGGGAATCCGCACTGCCAGTCATGCCTTTTCTCTCCGTGGAAAAGAACCTCCTGCAGGTTACGCAGACTGGACTGAATTCGATGCCTACGTGTTCGGCGGCAATTATACAGGCCATCATGCCAACGATCTTAAATCGATGGTGACCATCAATCCGGCGCAGAGAAAGAATCCGATCCTGGACGGCATCCCCGATAAACCATTCCCGCAGGCTTATTCACTGTATGAAGTCTCTCCGCTGGCAAAAGGCACTACCGTGTTGATGACCGCGGAAATTCCCGGCAAACCAGTCGAACCGGTCGCCTGGACCTTCCAGCGCAAAGACGGCGGTAAATCGTTTTATACATCATTGGGACACCCGGGGGATTTCAAACAGCCCGAATTTGTCAGGCTGCTGACGAATGGAATCTACTGGGCTGCCGGCCTCAATCCGGCCCAAGTCAAAGTCTCGCAAAATGTCTCGTTGAACGACGCACCTCACTGGTCCGTAGTTGAAGTCCCTGGGAACGGGACGGCAGCGAAGGCCGACCAGGGGCGCTGGTATCGTTGTGTGGTGCGTATTCCTGAAACCTGGCGCATCAGCAATTCGCTGCTGCTCAAAACGGGAAACGCTGCCGGTACGAAAGTCAACGCCTGGCTCAATGGCGTACCACTCAAACAGGCGGAGTCGGGTTTTCAGTTGGATTGTCAATCGGTTTACGGGAATGATGCCAACCTGATTGTGTTGCAGGTGACTGGTCAGGCCAATGAGACTGATTTTGGATCGGCACCGCAGTTGATTTGCGGTCAAATCGCACTGCGTCTGGCAGGCCGCTGGCAGTACCGGGTGGGCGATAATTCCGCATTTGCCAACATGCCTTTGCCGGCGAAATTCGGAACCGTGACGGATATTGTATTTCAACCCTGA
- a CDS encoding thioredoxin domain-containing protein yields MRFLTTAFLTVVLLSGSAHAAAPKGVLLDFTATWCGPCQKMSPLISRLKREGYPIKKVDVDQEPDLAKRFNIESIPAFVLVVEGREVARSVGSTTESNLRRMLARIPSSEPEQPARENPVVFAANENRLSKSAETPIQLTQNETKPEKKSRGFNIPFFGKSKAEESVPVEEPVIRAQFGDSANDPLADTAPQREIINFRASTVRIRVKDKKGMDLGSGTVIHSAIGRTLIMTCSHIFSELKSDSVIEVDVFQGEKFDTYVGTLVRYNMQADVGLISIPTSGVVSAAKVAGIEREVKAGDVVASIGCNGGALPTLEKIQVTELNRFLGPDNIECTGMPVQGRSGGGLFDRSGHLVGVCFAVEKDEKRGLYVGLPMIHKLLDEAQLTAIYKEPAVAETVPEVKLAMSETPREMAPAPNQEILDEFLERAMPTGQPVASGTTGNPDLNQLQAALDQAGEAEVVCIIRPLNKPQSASRVVIINKASSKFVSYLSGEVENQPMPTSARFQPAEKLSAADQPLRNLQEERISRSLPRTARVNRVQRNATQPEVTGFRTPSSFTQTANKTTVSREERQGKIQEVEQQLRRYRRSADSHR; encoded by the coding sequence ATGAGGTTTTTGACGACAGCCTTTCTAACAGTTGTATTGCTTTCCGGATCAGCACACGCAGCGGCACCCAAAGGTGTGCTGTTGGACTTTACTGCCACCTGGTGCGGGCCCTGTCAGAAAATGAGTCCCTTAATTTCACGTTTAAAGCGTGAAGGTTATCCGATTAAAAAAGTAGACGTCGATCAGGAACCGGATCTGGCGAAACGTTTTAACATTGAGAGTATTCCGGCGTTTGTACTGGTGGTGGAAGGCAGAGAGGTCGCCCGTTCTGTGGGCTCAACGACCGAGAGCAACCTGAGAAGAATGCTGGCCCGCATTCCCAGCTCAGAACCCGAACAACCTGCTCGTGAAAATCCCGTTGTTTTCGCTGCCAATGAGAATCGACTCAGCAAGTCTGCAGAGACCCCCATTCAACTGACACAGAACGAAACCAAACCGGAAAAGAAATCACGCGGCTTTAATATCCCCTTCTTTGGTAAATCTAAAGCAGAAGAGTCAGTTCCGGTGGAAGAACCAGTGATCCGTGCTCAGTTTGGCGATTCCGCCAATGATCCGCTGGCAGATACGGCTCCCCAACGCGAAATTATTAACTTTCGGGCCAGCACGGTTCGCATTCGTGTCAAAGACAAGAAAGGCATGGACCTGGGATCAGGAACCGTAATCCACAGTGCCATTGGTCGCACATTGATTATGACCTGCAGCCACATCTTCAGTGAACTGAAAAGTGATTCGGTGATCGAAGTGGATGTCTTCCAGGGAGAGAAGTTTGATACCTACGTGGGAACGCTGGTTCGCTACAATATGCAAGCCGACGTGGGTCTGATTTCCATTCCCACATCAGGCGTGGTTTCCGCCGCAAAAGTGGCTGGTATTGAACGGGAAGTTAAAGCGGGCGATGTTGTCGCCAGCATCGGCTGTAACGGTGGTGCACTTCCCACACTGGAAAAAATTCAGGTGACAGAGCTGAACCGCTTTCTGGGTCCCGACAATATCGAATGTACGGGCATGCCTGTGCAGGGACGTTCCGGTGGCGGTTTGTTTGATCGCTCCGGTCATCTGGTCGGTGTCTGCTTCGCTGTGGAAAAAGATGAGAAACGTGGTCTGTATGTCGGACTGCCTATGATTCATAAACTGCTCGACGAAGCCCAGCTGACGGCCATCTATAAAGAACCCGCTGTCGCAGAGACCGTACCCGAAGTCAAACTGGCGATGAGCGAAACGCCCCGTGAAATGGCACCCGCTCCCAACCAGGAAATCCTCGATGAATTTCTGGAACGTGCCATGCCCACCGGTCAGCCGGTCGCATCAGGTACCACGGGTAACCCCGATCTGAATCAGCTGCAGGCTGCCCTCGACCAGGCCGGCGAAGCGGAAGTCGTCTGCATCATCCGTCCTCTGAATAAGCCACAATCGGCGAGCCGGGTTGTGATCATCAACAAAGCCAGTTCGAAATTCGTCTCTTATCTGTCAGGTGAAGTGGAAAATCAACCCATGCCGACTTCGGCCCGTTTTCAACCGGCAGAAAAATTGAGCGCTGCAGATCAACCATTACGAAATCTGCAGGAAGAGCGTATCAGTCGCAGCCTGCCCCGCACCGCCCGGGTCAATCGGGTGCAGAGGAATGCAACGCAACCCGAAGTCACGGGTTTTCGCACTCCTTCATCCTTCACTCAGACCGCCAACAAAACAACAGTCTCCCGTGAAGAACGTCAGGGCAAAATCCAGGAAGTAGAACAGCAGCTGCGACGCTATCGTCGTTCTGCGGATTCGCATCGCTGA